In the Peromyscus maniculatus bairdii isolate BWxNUB_F1_BW_parent chromosome 20, HU_Pman_BW_mat_3.1, whole genome shotgun sequence genome, one interval contains:
- the LOC102925636 gene encoding apolipoprotein L2-like — translation MGSPDRKGFLESQVEYLQDTWSTEALQHLLTEEEAWKQLVAEADLSREEEVSLREALGEIIANLGEIIADGEDIDELQNDLQEKKGRKKTDDWCEALGKNIENTDIEDEDNLQNDLKEKKRFLAVYPQVKLELEQQIGKLRALADKIDKVHRDCTITQVVAGSTGAVSGVLTILGLALAPVTAGLSLGLSATGLGLGVGAAVTSVSTTIVEKVRTASVEAEASQLVPTSKDPGKVIKEILEESTPRLLSVSKNSFRNLEVIKKNIDAIRLAKTNSRLASNAKHLMTTGRVSARNTRQVQKAFGGTALAMSKGARIMGAATAGLFLLLDVVILVQDSKHLYEGAKSESAAELRQQAQDLEQKLQELIMVHDSLTK, via the exons ATGGGCTCCCCAG ACAGAAAAGGCTTCCTTGAGTCTCAAGTTGAGTACCTCCAGGACACGTGGAGCACAGAGGCCCTGCAACACCTGCTGACTGAAGAGGAAGCCTGGAAACAGCTTGTGGCAGAAGCCGATTTGTCCAG GGAAGAGGAAGTTTCCTTACGTGAAGCTCTTGGTGAGATCATTGCAAATCTTGGTGAGATCATTGCAGATGGAGAAGATATAGATGAGCTCCAAAATGACCtgcaagagaagaaagggag GAAAAAGACAGATGACTGGTGTGAAGCTCTTGGTAAGAACATAGAGAATACTGATATAGAAGATGAAGACAACCTCCAAAATGacctgaaggagaagaaaaggtttTTGGCAGTTTATCCTCAGGTGAAACTGGAGCTTGAGCAGCAGATCGGGAAGCTGCGCGCCCTTGCAGACAAGATTGACAAGGTGCACAGGGACTGCACCATCACACAAGTGGTGGCCGGCTCCACTGGTGCTGTGTCGGGAGTCCTGACCATCCTTGGTCTCGCTCTGGCACCTGTGACAGCAGGACTCAGTCTGGGACTTTCAGCCACAGGCTTGGGACTGGGGGTGGGAGCAGCTGTGACTAGTGTGTCCACAACCATTGTAGAAAAGGTCAGAACGGCCTCTGTGGAAGCTGAAGCCAGCCAGCTGGTGCCAACCAGCAAGGACCCAGGGAAGGTCATTAAAGAAATTTTGGAGGAGAGCACCCCCAGGCTTCTTTCAGTATCCAAGAATTCCTTCCGGAACCTGGAAGTCATCAAGAAGAACATTGATGCCATCAGGCTGGCCAAAACTAACTCTCGCCTAGCATCTAATGCCAAGCATCTCATGACCACAGGGAGGGTGTCAGCCCGAAACACTAGACAGGTGCAGAAAGCCTTTGGAGGCACAGCTCTGGCAATGTCCAAAGGAGCCCGGATCATGGGTGCAGCTACTGCAGGTCTCTTCCTGTTGCTGGATGTGGTCATCCTTGTACAAGACTCAAAGCATTTGTACGAGGGTGCAAAGTCAGAGTCCGCTGCAGAGTTGCGGCAGCAGGCTCAGGACCTAGAGCAGAAGTTGCAGGAGCTCATCATGGTCCATGACAGCCTGACAAAGTGA